Sequence from the candidate division WOR-3 bacterium genome:
GAAGATGAAAAATTAAAAAAAGAAATAGAGGAAAAGTGGAAAAAGGAAATGTTTTGAATTTAAAATTAAAAATGTTAAAACTTATTATCCTCTTTTTGATACTATTAGAAACCTGCGATCTTGGAAAGGAAAAAATTTCACCTTCTGATATAAGGGTTGAAGTTCTTAATGCAACCGGAGAGTTTCATCTTGCAAGGATAATTTCAATGGAATTAAGAAGGAATGGTTTTGATGTGATAAGATTCAGTAATGCTGATGATACTTTAAGTAAAACTGTAATAATTGAGAGAAAAAGTCCTGATAAAAAATATGCAAAAATACTTGCTAATGTAATAGGTTTAAATAGAATAGACTTTGAGCCAGATCCACAGAGAATATGTGAGGTTACTCTTATCATAGGAAAGGATTATAAGAAGGTATTTAAGAATAATCTCCTTCTGTGGAAATAGCAAAATACATTTCAGAATTAATTTACAATAAAAAAGGTGAAAATATTTTAATTATTGATGTAAGGGATGTTTTAAAGGGGATATGTGATTACTTTATAATTGCAACCTCTCTCTCTGATGAGCATGCAAGAAGTATTGCTGATGAAATTGAGATGAAATTAAAAAAGGAAAAGGGAATTTTAATTAATCATATTGAAGGTTATGAAAATGGTAAATGGGTTCTTGTTGATGCAGGTGAAGTTGTTGTTCATATTTTTGATGAGGAAACAAGAAATTTTTATGACCTTGAGTCCCTTTATGAAAATAATAAAAAAATAAGATATGATGAGGTTAATAGAACTTAAAGATTTAATAAGGAAAATAGTTGAGGAAAAATTTGGAGAAAGTGTTAATTTTGAAATTGAAGAACCTTCAATAAAAGAGCTTGATGCAGATCTTTCTTTTCCAGCCTTTGAAATTTTAAAAAAGGATAAGGAAAAGCTTCATGGGTTAATTGAAGAATTAAAGAAAACTGATTTTTTTGAAAAGGTTGAACTCATAAAGGGATTTGTCAATTTAAAGATAAAAAAGGAAGTTATTTTTGATGCTGTAAAAATTCTTTTTAAAAGTCCAAAAAAATATTTTAAAGGTAATAAAAAAAAGGAAAAAGTTTTAATTGAATATATATCAGCTAATCCAACAGGTCCATTAAATGTGGCAAATGCGAGGGCTGCCTGTATAGGAGATTTAATGGTAAAGGCTTTCAGTATAAGTGGATTTATTTCCCATTCAGAATATTACTATAATGATGCAGGAAGACAGGTGGAGCTTTTAGGAATTTCTTTAAGAGAAAGGGTTAAGGAACTTAAAGGTGAAAACTTTCAAATTCCTGAAGATGGTTATCATGGAGAATATTTAAAGGATCTGGCAGGGGAATATTTAAGGAAAAAAAGCAATTTGAGTTTTGAAGAGTTTGCTTTAAAAAGAATAATAGAAATGCAGAAAAAGTCCCTTAAAAAATTTAAAACAGAATTTACAAATTATGTTTATGAAAGTGAAATAAGAAAAAGCTCTTTAATAGAGGAGACCCTTGAGAGGTTGAAAAATTATATATATAAGGAAGAAGGAGCTATTTTTTTTAAAAGCACGGAATTTGGTGATGAAAAAGATAGGGTCCTTGTTAAATCAAATGGTGAGTATACCTATTTTCTTACTGATATTGCCTATCATCTATATAAAATTAAAAGGGGTTATGATTATATTATAAACTTATGGGGTCCTGACCATCATGGATATATAAAAAGAATGGAAGGTGCTTTAAAAGCTCTTTCCTTTGAAAATTTTTATGTTTTAATTGTTCAGCAGGTAAATTTAAAAAGGGGAAATGAACTTTTAAGGATGAGTAAAAGAAAAGGTGAAATTTATTCCCTCTTAGATTTAATAGAGGAGGTTGGAAAGGATGCTGCAAGGTTTTTCCTTTTATTAAGGGCACCCTCTTCACCCCTTGATTTTGACCTTGAACTTGCCAAAAGGATGAGTATAGATAATCCTTTGTATTATGTTCAGTATGCCCATGCAAGGACAAATCAGATTATAGAGTTTGCTAAAAAAAAGGGTTTTGATGAGGTTTTTGTTCCCTTAAAAATAAATTTTGATGAAAAGGAAAGGGAAATTTTAAGAAAGATTTTTTTGTTTCAGGATATATATGAAAAAATAAGAAGGGGATTTTTGACACATCTTTTGCCAAATAAATTAATTGAACTTGCATCTACTTTTCATTCCTTTTACCAATCTGAAAGGATAGTTAATGAAAGGGATGAGGAAAAA
This genomic interval carries:
- the argS gene encoding arginine--tRNA ligase — protein: MMRLIELKDLIRKIVEEKFGESVNFEIEEPSIKELDADLSFPAFEILKKDKEKLHGLIEELKKTDFFEKVELIKGFVNLKIKKEVIFDAVKILFKSPKKYFKGNKKKEKVLIEYISANPTGPLNVANARAACIGDLMVKAFSISGFISHSEYYYNDAGRQVELLGISLRERVKELKGENFQIPEDGYHGEYLKDLAGEYLRKKSNLSFEEFALKRIIEMQKKSLKKFKTEFTNYVYESEIRKSSLIEETLERLKNYIYKEEGAIFFKSTEFGDEKDRVLVKSNGEYTYFLTDIAYHLYKIKRGYDYIINLWGPDHHGYIKRMEGALKALSFENFYVLIVQQVNLKRGNELLRMSKRKGEIYSLLDLIEEVGKDAARFFLLLRAPSSPLDFDLELAKRMSIDNPLYYVQYAHARTNQIIEFAKKKGFDEVFVPLKINFDEKEREILRKIFLFQDIYEKIRRGFLTHLLPNKLIELASTFHSFYQSERIVNERDEEKTLKRLFIVYSLKNLLKFTLNSMGVSAPLKM
- the rsfS gene encoding ribosome silencing factor, with the translated sequence MEIAKYISELIYNKKGENILIIDVRDVLKGICDYFIIATSLSDEHARSIADEIEMKLKKEKGILINHIEGYENGKWVLVDAGEVVVHIFDEETRNFYDLESLYENNKKIRYDEVNRT
- a CDS encoding LytR C-terminal domain-containing protein encodes the protein MEKGNVLNLKLKMLKLIILFLILLETCDLGKEKISPSDIRVEVLNATGEFHLARIISMELRRNGFDVIRFSNADDTLSKTVIIERKSPDKKYAKILANVIGLNRIDFEPDPQRICEVTLIIGKDYKKVFKNNLLLWK